Proteins encoded by one window of Mycolicibacterium cosmeticum:
- a CDS encoding GIY-YIG nuclease family protein, with translation MVYPDAGAGFDFLAENTGTGTRTVARIAGPDGVRMVTTFVRTPADTVMLAHTNGYLTINRATPTAETVGMFSPAETRDATGKLVPSSYVVKKVAPQLYLLAEVIDPRPDTAWPVYVDPPLHLGGPGGIPLPAGLFDSITSTISSAANAVGSAVSTAASATVAGAQTVGRIVKAHPLESAMLVGGVAMALTGVGGPAGAAMIASAGVNIASAGVDFAAALNPDNQALGVVSNVLGVASMVTPQGAAKAAVKEVAEKATEELASHADDIANATKKVIDTATEAPTPPTQLVNDITAAPAATKPPLPGVETPKAPNAPPAAVKAPEPPATVSPGRPFSIDDVPQGGVVYRIDRADGTPKYVGQSIKPRARIRTHIRKGKFDPDAGDTIHFPYRTSDRDALNGLEQREMDRVGTRRPSAAAPNRRFNGIGLNKFRVYDPKKNPEAAARYEAAADRHIASQQNPVRRPSSPAEQRLNQQAQAEARAEQQRSAARDSAQSGGQSSRGGENGGSSSKSGSRSEKKKQRTSKKNRKGQK, from the coding sequence GTGGTCTACCCCGATGCCGGTGCCGGGTTCGATTTCCTGGCCGAGAACACCGGCACCGGTACCCGCACCGTGGCCCGCATCGCAGGCCCCGACGGCGTGCGGATGGTCACCACCTTCGTGCGCACCCCCGCCGATACGGTGATGCTGGCCCACACCAACGGCTACCTGACCATCAACCGCGCCACCCCGACCGCCGAAACAGTCGGCATGTTCTCCCCAGCTGAAACCCGGGACGCGACAGGCAAACTGGTGCCCTCGTCCTATGTGGTGAAGAAGGTTGCCCCGCAGCTGTATCTGTTGGCTGAGGTGATCGACCCCCGCCCCGACACCGCCTGGCCGGTCTATGTCGACCCGCCCCTGCATCTCGGCGGCCCTGGGGGGATCCCGCTGCCAGCGGGATTGTTCGATTCGATCACCTCCACCATCAGCAGCGCCGCGAACGCGGTCGGAAGCGCGGTCTCGACGGCTGCCTCAGCGACAGTGGCCGGCGCACAGACGGTGGGCCGGATCGTCAAAGCCCACCCCCTGGAATCGGCCATGCTCGTCGGCGGGGTCGCCATGGCGCTGACCGGCGTGGGCGGCCCGGCCGGAGCGGCGATGATCGCCTCTGCCGGGGTCAATATCGCCTCTGCGGGGGTGGATTTCGCTGCCGCCCTCAACCCCGACAACCAGGCCCTCGGCGTCGTATCCAACGTGCTGGGCGTGGCCTCGATGGTCACCCCGCAAGGCGCGGCCAAGGCCGCGGTCAAAGAGGTCGCCGAGAAAGCCACCGAAGAACTCGCCTCCCACGCCGACGACATCGCCAACGCGACCAAGAAGGTCATCGACACCGCTACTGAGGCCCCGACCCCACCCACGCAGCTGGTCAACGACATCACCGCGGCCCCCGCGGCAACCAAACCGCCGCTGCCCGGTGTCGAGACCCCTAAAGCACCCAATGCGCCACCGGCAGCGGTTAAGGCTCCCGAACCGCCGGCAACGGTCAGTCCGGGACGACCGTTCTCTATCGACGATGTACCTCAGGGAGGTGTTGTCTATCGGATTGATAGAGCTGACGGCACTCCCAAATATGTCGGCCAGTCCATCAAACCTCGCGCCCGGATCCGGACTCACATCCGGAAGGGCAAGTTCGATCCTGACGCCGGGGACACGATCCACTTCCCGTACCGGACCAGTGACCGTGACGCACTCAACGGTCTCGAACAACGCGAGATGGATCGGGTCGGCACACGCAGGCCCTCGGCTGCCGCTCCCAATCGACGTTTCAACGGTATTGGCTTGAACAAATTCCGTGTGTACGACCCCAAGAAGAATCCCGAGGCAGCTGCACGATACGAGGCCGCCGCGGACCGGCATATCGCCAGCCAGCAGAATCCCGTGCGGCGTCCGTCATCTCCCGCAGAACAGCGCCTCAACCAGCAAGCACAAGCGGAAGCGCGCGCAGAGCAGCAGCGCTCCGCGGCCCGTGACTCCGCCCAGAGCGGCGGGCAATCTTCTCGAGGCGGCGAGAATGGAGGATCATCCTCGAAGTCCGGCTCCCGCTCCGAGAAGAAGAAGCAGCGCACGAGCAAGAAGAACCGTAAAGGCCAGAAGTAA
- a CDS encoding leucine-rich repeat domain-containing protein, with protein sequence MTIDPASSRAHGDALSAELQKLNLGNWCFLDSTGVEMLVQTELAEQQWSALAGFMREHAITALDVSYQEMVDLNFLAHFPWLTAFTFEGPVESVDGLNYLSEDLRSLGFGPTRKFSLRFLERFPNLTSFGVGRPVKDIETISTLHNLRWVGLGGALRLKNVDVLGGLPNLMIVSLESGSCPDLSALSSLPALQMIDISSMRTAQDSDLAPIADCTTLKHLELYALPQITALPDLSRLINLHGAYIQTMRSLSSLAGLAAAPNLTYLRVEDDTVNPDIFADLKGHPTLKEVTVISTKDRREAIQHVLPNPPYPSSGDYGTQYRAAIYAQRQA encoded by the coding sequence ATGACCATCGACCCTGCCAGCTCCCGAGCGCACGGAGACGCCCTGTCGGCGGAGTTGCAGAAACTGAACCTGGGTAACTGGTGCTTCCTCGACTCAACCGGCGTCGAAATGCTTGTACAGACGGAGCTGGCCGAACAGCAGTGGTCGGCGTTGGCAGGGTTCATGCGTGAGCATGCGATCACTGCATTGGATGTTTCGTATCAGGAAATGGTCGATCTGAATTTCCTGGCGCATTTCCCGTGGTTGACTGCGTTCACCTTCGAGGGCCCCGTGGAGTCGGTCGACGGGTTGAACTATCTGTCCGAAGATCTGAGGTCGTTGGGGTTCGGGCCGACGCGGAAGTTCTCGCTGCGCTTTCTGGAGCGCTTTCCGAACCTGACCAGCTTCGGGGTCGGTCGGCCGGTCAAAGATATCGAGACAATCAGCACCTTGCACAACCTGCGCTGGGTGGGCCTCGGCGGTGCGCTGAGGCTCAAGAACGTTGACGTCCTCGGCGGGCTTCCAAATCTGATGATCGTGTCCCTGGAGTCGGGCTCGTGCCCGGATCTGAGTGCCCTGTCCAGCCTGCCTGCGCTACAGATGATCGATATCTCCAGCATGCGCACCGCCCAAGATTCCGATCTGGCGCCAATCGCTGACTGCACCACGCTCAAACACCTCGAACTGTATGCGCTGCCCCAGATCACAGCGCTGCCCGACCTGTCGCGACTGATTAATCTGCATGGCGCCTACATACAGACTATGCGGTCGTTGAGCAGCCTCGCTGGTCTGGCAGCGGCCCCGAACCTGACCTACCTCAGGGTCGAAGACGACACCGTCAATCCCGATATCTTCGCTGACCTGAAGGGGCATCCGACTCTCAAAGAGGTCACCGTCATTTCCACCAAAGACCGCCGCGAAGCGATCCAGCACGTGCTGCCCAACCCGCCATACCCGTCCTCCGGCGATTACGGCACTCAGTACCGAGCCGCCATCTATGCCCAACGCCAAGCCTGA
- a CDS encoding Imm51 family immunity protein, with translation MDPFDLFEDEDTEYQLILSADDDLPVDDAVDAAGHIPNGHFWTAVARYLIGQNQPALADTIEFDPEAGTFAAYGDRDSLIQLHALMLPAVTDPHTITTLLDAAAAQGDDLFT, from the coding sequence ATGGACCCATTCGACCTATTCGAGGACGAGGATACGGAGTACCAACTTATCCTCAGTGCAGATGACGATCTTCCCGTCGACGATGCCGTGGACGCCGCTGGGCACATACCCAACGGCCATTTTTGGACTGCGGTCGCCCGATACCTGATAGGTCAGAACCAACCAGCCCTAGCTGACACCATCGAATTTGATCCTGAGGCTGGCACTTTCGCCGCCTACGGAGACCGCGACAGCCTCATCCAACTGCACGCCCTCATGCTCCCCGCCGTCACCGATCCCCACACCATCACCACGCTCCTTGACGCCGCGGCTGCCCAAGGAGACGACCTCTTCACGTAA
- a CDS encoding SDR family oxidoreductase, producing MELHNATALVTGANRGIGAGFVQELLDRGARKVYAAARQPEALPCNDTRIVPVRLDITDETMVGEVADAAADVDLLINNAGVVMFQNLVTGDLDAIRLEMATHFWGTLFMTRAFAPILARNGGGALLNVLSIGSFQVFPGNGAYAAAKAAEWQLTNSTRLELAAQGTQVLGLHLSATDTDMLAGIDMAKNDPADVVRFALDGIESGADEVLADTETRTVKALLSQPPAAMYAGVTQ from the coding sequence ATGGAACTGCACAATGCCACCGCTCTGGTTACTGGCGCCAACCGCGGGATAGGTGCGGGGTTCGTCCAAGAGTTGCTCGACCGAGGCGCACGCAAGGTATATGCCGCCGCTCGCCAGCCGGAAGCTCTGCCCTGCAACGACACTCGCATCGTGCCCGTGCGGTTGGACATCACCGACGAGACCATGGTGGGTGAGGTGGCCGACGCCGCGGCGGACGTCGACCTACTGATCAACAACGCCGGTGTTGTGATGTTTCAAAACCTGGTGACCGGGGATCTCGATGCGATCCGCCTCGAAATGGCCACCCATTTTTGGGGCACGCTGTTTATGACCCGCGCCTTCGCCCCGATCTTGGCACGCAACGGGGGCGGCGCGCTTCTCAACGTGCTGTCGATCGGGTCTTTCCAGGTGTTCCCCGGAAACGGGGCGTACGCCGCGGCCAAGGCCGCTGAATGGCAGTTGACCAACAGCACTCGGCTCGAATTGGCAGCGCAGGGGACCCAGGTACTCGGCCTGCACTTGTCGGCCACCGACACTGACATGCTCGCCGGCATCGACATGGCGAAAAATGATCCAGCCGACGTGGTGCGGTTCGCGCTGGACGGGATTGAGTCGGGCGCAGACGAGGTGTTGGCTGATACCGAAACCCGGACGGTGAAAGCGTTGCTGTCCCAGCCGCCCGCGGCGATGTATGCCGGCGTCACGCAGTAG
- a CDS encoding MerR family transcriptional regulator: MKIGELARITGASVRSLRYYEQRQLLSSQRTAGGQRIYDQDAVERVILIKELFAAGVSSDVVVQLLPCIHSGTATPAMVERLAHERARINTEVRRLAATRDRLDQLIVTTRAAIPPAGARATSAP; encoded by the coding sequence ATGAAGATCGGTGAGCTCGCCCGCATCACCGGCGCCAGCGTGCGGTCACTGCGTTACTACGAGCAAAGGCAGCTGCTGTCGTCTCAGCGCACCGCCGGTGGTCAGCGTATTTACGATCAGGACGCGGTGGAGCGGGTCATCCTCATCAAAGAACTGTTCGCAGCCGGCGTCAGCAGTGATGTGGTAGTGCAGTTGCTGCCGTGCATCCATTCAGGCACGGCAACACCGGCGATGGTGGAACGGCTGGCACATGAACGTGCGCGAATCAACACCGAAGTGCGCCGGCTGGCCGCCACCCGTGACCGCCTCGACCAGCTGATCGTCACGACACGAGCCGCCATCCCGCCCGCGGGCGCTCGAGCAACTTCGGCCCCGTAA
- a CDS encoding DEAD/DEAH box helicase family protein: MSNFAFLQTVGWPEMHADCARAESYATSDPRSACFYSRRTAELLVDYLYDVLALPVPYKNDLAAKINDPKFKSKVGVGIATKLNLIRKLGNTAVHDSQPIPARAALDVLRELHHVMLWAAFRYSTQPQAVPMRAAFDPKIAAKASPLSRQEVAQLAAKFAAQDEAHAKALAEKDELAAAQATEIAALREAVRKAQAANQQTDDRDYNEADTRDRFIDVMLAEAGWPLTDTKDREYLVTGMPNGDGKGFVDYVLWGADGLPLAIVEAKRTTKSPQVGQQQAKLYAACLEKMTGRRPVIFYTNGFEHWIWDDTGGYPPREIQGFYTKDELELLIQRRDTRKPLTDMPIDSAIVERHYQHRAIRAIDDAFTAKEREALLVMATGSGKTRTVIALVKQLMEANWVKRVLFLADRTALVTQAANAFKAHLPDATTVNLVTEKITDGRVYVCTYPTIMNLINDTDSGIRKFGPGYFDLVVIDEAHRSVYQKYRAIFDWYDSLLVGLTATPKDEVDHNTYRLFNLEDGVPTDAYSLDDAVKEGFLVPAVGISVGTKFLRQGIRYADLSEEEKDDWDALDWGDEDPPDEVSSEEINRFLFNEDTADKVLAELMSKGHRVAEGDRLGKTIVFAKNQAHAEFIARRFDAQYPQYAGTFARVITHSTAYAQSLIDDFSVTDKAPHIAISVDMLDTGIDVPDVVNLVFFKLVRSKTKFWQMIGRGTRLRPDLFGPGKDKQNFYVFDFCGNLEFFSQDLPGSEGSFQKSLNQRLFETRLGLITAIDHAWPASEPEPEEGQGTETERGLRVDVAWSLHRAVTGMNLDNFLVRPHRRLVEQYSQWPAWTSLTPEVAGDVAEHLAGLPSAHKDDDEDAKRFDMLVLRRQLAQLEGDAVAAERLREQIQNIATGLLSQTAIPSVKAQEALLEEVGGDEWWIDVTLPMLESVRRKLRGLLRFLEKAKRNQVYTDFADELSEATLVDLPGITPGTNWERFQAKARAYLRQHQDHVALQRLRRNKPLTPADLTSLEQMLIESGTGEPADIELAKEQSHGLGLFVRSLVGLDREAAAEAFGTYLDGTKFNADQIRFVNLIITELTANGFMEPVRLYESPYIDHAPTGPDDMFGEADVENIVAILNTVRDNAAPKDGAA, translated from the coding sequence ATGTCGAACTTCGCCTTCCTGCAGACCGTCGGCTGGCCAGAGATGCACGCCGACTGCGCTCGCGCGGAGAGCTACGCTACCAGCGACCCACGTTCAGCGTGTTTCTACAGCCGTCGGACAGCCGAGTTGTTGGTCGACTATTTGTACGACGTTCTGGCGCTGCCGGTTCCGTACAAGAACGACCTGGCCGCCAAGATCAACGATCCGAAGTTCAAGTCGAAAGTCGGCGTCGGGATCGCTACCAAGCTGAACCTGATCCGCAAGCTCGGCAACACCGCTGTCCACGATTCGCAGCCCATCCCGGCGCGGGCCGCGTTGGATGTGTTGCGCGAACTGCACCACGTGATGCTGTGGGCGGCATTCCGGTATTCGACTCAGCCGCAGGCAGTTCCGATGAGGGCCGCGTTCGATCCGAAGATCGCCGCCAAAGCGTCGCCGCTGTCTCGGCAAGAAGTCGCCCAGCTCGCGGCGAAGTTCGCCGCTCAGGATGAAGCCCACGCCAAGGCGCTGGCCGAGAAGGACGAACTTGCCGCTGCGCAGGCCACCGAGATCGCCGCATTGCGCGAGGCTGTCAGGAAGGCCCAGGCCGCCAACCAGCAGACCGACGACCGGGACTACAACGAGGCTGACACTCGTGACCGGTTCATTGACGTCATGCTCGCCGAAGCGGGCTGGCCCCTGACCGATACCAAGGATCGTGAATACCTGGTAACCGGCATGCCCAATGGCGACGGCAAGGGATTCGTCGACTACGTTCTGTGGGGTGCAGACGGTCTCCCGTTGGCGATCGTGGAGGCCAAACGGACGACCAAGAGCCCGCAGGTCGGCCAGCAGCAGGCCAAGCTGTACGCGGCCTGCCTGGAGAAGATGACAGGGCGTCGGCCGGTCATCTTCTACACCAACGGTTTCGAGCACTGGATCTGGGATGACACCGGCGGCTACCCTCCGCGGGAGATCCAGGGTTTCTACACCAAGGATGAGCTGGAGCTCCTAATCCAGCGTCGCGACACCCGCAAGCCGTTGACCGACATGCCGATCGACTCGGCCATCGTGGAACGGCACTATCAACACCGTGCGATCCGCGCTATCGACGACGCATTCACCGCTAAGGAACGCGAAGCCCTATTGGTTATGGCCACCGGGTCGGGAAAGACCCGCACCGTCATCGCTCTGGTCAAGCAGCTGATGGAGGCCAACTGGGTCAAACGGGTGCTGTTCCTGGCCGACCGCACCGCGCTGGTCACCCAGGCCGCCAACGCATTCAAGGCGCACCTGCCCGATGCCACCACCGTGAATCTGGTGACCGAGAAGATCACCGACGGTCGGGTGTACGTGTGCACCTACCCGACGATAATGAACCTCATCAACGACACCGACTCCGGCATCAGGAAATTCGGACCCGGCTACTTCGACCTCGTCGTCATCGATGAAGCCCACCGCTCCGTCTATCAAAAGTACCGAGCCATCTTCGACTGGTACGACTCACTCCTGGTCGGCCTGACCGCCACCCCTAAAGACGAGGTCGACCACAACACCTACCGACTGTTCAACCTCGAAGACGGCGTGCCCACTGACGCCTATAGCCTCGACGATGCCGTCAAAGAAGGGTTCTTGGTTCCTGCGGTTGGGATCTCCGTCGGCACCAAGTTCCTGCGCCAAGGTATCCGCTACGCCGACCTCTCCGAAGAGGAGAAGGACGACTGGGACGCCTTGGACTGGGGCGACGAAGATCCACCTGACGAGGTGAGCTCCGAGGAGATCAACAGGTTCCTGTTCAACGAGGACACCGCGGACAAGGTGCTCGCCGAACTGATGAGCAAGGGACACCGCGTCGCCGAAGGTGACCGGCTCGGCAAAACCATCGTTTTCGCCAAGAACCAAGCGCACGCTGAGTTCATCGCGCGACGCTTCGACGCCCAATATCCGCAATACGCCGGAACATTCGCCCGCGTGATCACCCACAGCACTGCGTATGCCCAGTCGTTGATCGACGACTTCTCTGTCACCGATAAGGCGCCACACATCGCTATATCCGTCGACATGCTCGACACCGGCATCGACGTTCCCGATGTGGTCAACCTCGTATTTTTCAAGCTCGTCCGGTCCAAGACCAAGTTCTGGCAGATGATCGGCCGCGGCACCCGCCTCCGTCCCGACCTCTTCGGCCCCGGCAAGGACAAGCAGAACTTCTACGTCTTCGACTTCTGCGGCAACCTCGAATTCTTCAGCCAGGACCTGCCCGGCTCCGAGGGCTCGTTCCAGAAGTCATTGAACCAGCGGCTGTTCGAAACGCGCCTCGGGCTGATCACCGCCATCGACCACGCCTGGCCGGCCTCGGAACCGGAACCCGAAGAGGGGCAGGGCACCGAGACCGAACGAGGGTTACGGGTCGATGTCGCGTGGTCGCTCCATCGTGCCGTCACGGGGATGAACCTGGACAACTTCCTGGTTCGACCCCACCGCAGGCTGGTCGAGCAGTACTCGCAATGGCCGGCCTGGACGTCGTTGACGCCCGAGGTCGCCGGCGACGTCGCTGAACACCTCGCCGGGCTGCCGTCAGCCCACAAAGACGACGACGAGGACGCCAAGCGCTTCGACATGCTCGTGCTGCGTCGTCAACTTGCCCAACTCGAGGGCGACGCTGTCGCGGCCGAACGGCTACGCGAACAGATCCAGAACATCGCGACTGGCCTGCTGAGCCAGACCGCGATCCCGTCGGTGAAGGCACAAGAGGCGCTTCTCGAAGAGGTCGGCGGGGATGAGTGGTGGATTGACGTCACTCTGCCGATGCTCGAATCAGTACGGCGCAAGCTGCGCGGTCTGCTCCGCTTCCTAGAGAAGGCGAAACGGAACCAGGTCTATACCGACTTCGCCGACGAACTCAGCGAAGCCACCCTCGTTGATCTCCCGGGGATCACGCCCGGCACCAACTGGGAACGCTTCCAAGCCAAGGCCCGCGCTTATCTCAGACAGCACCAGGATCACGTTGCGCTGCAACGGTTACGACGTAATAAGCCGTTGACCCCCGCTGATCTCACCTCGTTGGAGCAGATGCTCATCGAGAGCGGGACGGGGGAGCCAGCGGATATCGAGCTGGCTAAGGAGCAGTCGCATGGCCTGGGGTTGTTCGTGCGGTCGCTGGTCGGTCTGGACCGCGAGGCCGCCGCCGAAGCTTTCGGCACATACCTGGACGGCACGAAGTTCAATGCCGACCAGATCCGCTTCGTGAACCTCATCATCACCGAACTGACCGCGAACGGGTTCATGGAACCTGTGCGGCTCTATGAGTCGCCCTACATCGACCACGCGCCCACGGGGCCCGACGACATGTTCGGCGAGGCGGATGTGGAGAACATCGTGGCCATCCTGAACACCGTGCGGGACAATGCCGCTCCGAAAGACGGCGCTGCGTGA
- a CDS encoding restriction endonuclease subunit S domain-containing protein — protein sequence MNEVTLGDLIAPANVRRAGCDELPVLSITMRSGLVDQSTKFKKRVASSDTSDYKVVRRGQLVVGFPIDEGVLDFQTLYPEAIVSPAYGIWDLKDSRTADVEYLRRYLRSPRAMAYYKGKLRGSTARRRSLPSTVFRALDVPLPALDDQRRIAAILHRIELLNTRQEEAARLVDDFANAVFDEIVGGVTNTVQLGDIAQFYGGTTLPDGIPFTGQSDGAFLMKVSDMNLPGNEEEVASCALWSRDTGPKASTCPPGAVILPKRGGAISTNKKRRATRPTILDPNLMGVAPLDGRLRTSFLLYWFKRFDLASLTSGSTVPQLNKRDLAPLEFPLATLRDQDEFEHRLTSIHQHGRLLRSRSAYLAELLTSLQSRAFSGHL from the coding sequence ATGAACGAAGTGACCTTGGGAGACCTGATCGCCCCTGCGAATGTTCGAAGGGCGGGCTGTGACGAGCTGCCCGTTCTATCGATCACCATGCGGTCTGGCCTAGTCGATCAATCCACCAAGTTTAAGAAGCGCGTAGCGAGCAGTGACACCTCTGACTACAAGGTAGTGCGGCGAGGACAACTGGTGGTCGGATTTCCTATCGACGAAGGTGTTCTCGACTTTCAAACGCTTTACCCCGAAGCAATCGTGAGCCCTGCCTATGGAATCTGGGATCTTAAAGACTCGAGGACGGCAGACGTTGAGTACCTCCGGCGCTACCTTCGCTCACCACGGGCGATGGCGTACTACAAGGGAAAGCTCCGAGGGAGCACCGCACGCCGCAGATCACTTCCGAGTACGGTATTTCGTGCGCTAGATGTTCCACTTCCAGCACTCGACGATCAGCGCCGCATCGCTGCCATTCTTCACCGGATTGAACTGCTAAATACTCGGCAGGAGGAGGCGGCGCGACTTGTGGACGACTTCGCGAACGCCGTCTTTGACGAGATCGTCGGCGGAGTGACTAATACGGTTCAACTAGGTGATATCGCACAGTTCTACGGAGGGACGACCCTTCCGGACGGGATACCGTTTACTGGGCAATCAGACGGGGCCTTTTTAATGAAGGTCTCAGATATGAATTTGCCGGGTAACGAGGAGGAAGTTGCGTCCTGCGCGCTATGGTCACGGGACACGGGGCCGAAAGCATCGACCTGCCCTCCGGGAGCTGTGATCCTCCCGAAGCGGGGGGGAGCAATATCGACCAATAAAAAGCGAAGAGCTACACGGCCGACGATCCTCGACCCAAACTTGATGGGTGTTGCTCCGCTCGATGGCAGGCTGCGAACGAGCTTCCTGCTCTATTGGTTTAAGCGGTTCGACCTGGCCTCGCTTACGAGCGGAAGCACTGTGCCACAACTGAACAAGCGCGACTTAGCGCCGTTGGAGTTTCCGCTGGCGACGTTGCGTGACCAGGATGAGTTTGAGCACAGACTGACTTCGATACATCAGCATGGTCGCCTCTTGCGCTCACGGAGCGCATATCTGGCGGAGCTTCTGACGTCCCTCCAATCCCGCGCCTTTTCCGGTCACCTCTGA
- a CDS encoding type I restriction-modification system subunit M, with the protein MITGELKSKVDRVWDAFWSGGISNPLEVIEQITYLLFIRRLDDLETLEERKVRLGAAGELRFGSDQQELRWSRFKNQEPAVMFATVGEKVFPFLRTLGGDGSTYGEHMKDARFTIPTPQLLSRVVDLLDDIPMNDRDTNGDLYEYLLSKIASAGVNGQFRTPRHIIKLMVDMMAPKPKDEICDPASGTAGFLVAASEYIREHYPSVLTDATQRKHFHSSMFHGYDFDNTMLRIASMNMLMHGIESPDIRYRDSLSEGASEDAEKYTLILANPPFAGSLDYESTSKDLQRVVKTKKTELLFVALFLKILKPGGRAAVIVPDGVLFGSSKAHKDLRRTLVEDQKLDGIVKLPSGVFKPYAGVSTAILLFTKTNSGGTDTVWFYDVTADGFSLDDKRTPIGETDLPEVLARWAERNSSERSRLRTEQSFVVPKEDIVAQGFDLSLNRYREIVHDDKCHRDPLEIIAELESLDGEITSGIADLKAMLS; encoded by the coding sequence GTGATCACCGGTGAGTTGAAGAGCAAAGTGGACCGGGTCTGGGACGCGTTCTGGTCCGGCGGCATCTCCAACCCGCTGGAGGTGATCGAGCAGATCACCTACCTGCTGTTCATCCGACGCCTCGACGACCTGGAGACTCTGGAGGAGCGCAAAGTTCGCCTCGGCGCAGCCGGTGAGCTCCGTTTCGGTTCAGACCAGCAAGAGCTCCGGTGGTCGCGTTTCAAGAATCAGGAGCCTGCTGTCATGTTCGCGACGGTCGGGGAAAAGGTCTTCCCGTTCCTGCGGACCCTCGGTGGCGACGGCTCGACCTATGGCGAGCACATGAAGGATGCCCGGTTCACGATTCCGACCCCGCAGCTGCTCTCGCGAGTTGTGGACCTGCTCGACGACATCCCGATGAACGACCGCGACACCAACGGCGATCTCTACGAGTACCTGTTGTCCAAAATCGCGAGCGCCGGCGTCAATGGTCAATTCCGCACGCCTCGCCACATCATCAAGCTGATGGTCGACATGATGGCGCCGAAGCCGAAGGATGAAATCTGCGATCCCGCTTCCGGCACTGCGGGCTTTCTGGTGGCGGCGTCGGAGTACATCCGTGAGCATTACCCATCGGTGCTCACCGATGCTACGCAACGTAAGCACTTCCACTCCAGTATGTTTCATGGATACGACTTCGACAACACAATGCTCCGGATCGCCAGCATGAATATGCTGATGCATGGCATCGAAAGCCCTGATATCCGCTACCGGGACTCGCTGTCGGAGGGTGCGAGTGAGGACGCTGAGAAGTACACGCTGATCCTGGCTAACCCGCCGTTCGCTGGCTCGCTGGACTACGAGTCGACGTCCAAAGATCTCCAACGGGTTGTCAAGACCAAGAAGACCGAGCTGCTATTCGTAGCGCTGTTCCTCAAGATACTCAAGCCAGGTGGTCGGGCTGCTGTGATCGTTCCTGACGGTGTGTTGTTTGGATCATCCAAGGCGCACAAGGATCTTCGTCGTACATTGGTGGAAGATCAGAAGCTCGACGGGATCGTGAAGCTACCCTCGGGTGTATTCAAGCCTTACGCGGGTGTGTCTACTGCGATCTTGTTGTTCACCAAGACCAACTCGGGTGGTACTGACACTGTTTGGTTCTATGACGTGACAGCCGACGGATTCTCGCTGGACGACAAGCGAACCCCAATAGGGGAAACCGACCTTCCCGAGGTACTGGCTCGGTGGGCTGAGCGGAACAGCTCTGAGCGTAGTCGTTTGCGCACTGAACAGTCCTTCGTTGTACCGAAGGAGGATATCGTTGCGCAGGGGTTCGATCTGTCGCTGAACCGGTACCGAGAGATCGTTCACGATGACAAGTGCCACCGAGACCCGCTGGAGATCATTGCGGAGCTCGAGTCGCTTGATGGTGAAATCACCTCTGGCATTGCAGATTTGAAAGCGATGCTGTCATGA